From Flavipsychrobacter sp., a single genomic window includes:
- a CDS encoding helix-turn-helix domain-containing protein has product MTEKQENILLTALELFATQGYHAVSTSKIAKQAGVSEALIFRHFENKEGLLDAIKCVAEEKMKTIMADIVMSSDPKEVLRKAIIMPFGIDKKEYKMWRLTYALKWQMGNYNPKKMEPLKMALTNAFEKLGYEDPKSETELITMFLDGAATAILLHEPDNKKDIMTSLLNKYDL; this is encoded by the coding sequence ATGACAGAGAAACAAGAAAATATTCTATTGACCGCCTTAGAGCTTTTTGCTACACAGGGATACCATGCCGTATCTACCAGCAAGATAGCAAAGCAGGCAGGTGTGTCAGAAGCATTGATCTTTCGTCATTTTGAGAATAAAGAGGGGTTGCTGGATGCTATTAAATGCGTAGCCGAAGAGAAGATGAAAACTATAATGGCTGATATAGTGATGAGCAGCGACCCTAAAGAGGTACTAAGAAAGGCTATCATCATGCCTTTTGGCATAGATAAAAAGGAGTACAAGATGTGGCGACTCACCTATGCATTGAAATGGCAAATGGGCAATTATAACCCTAAAAAAATGGAGCCGTTAAAAATGGCTTTAACCAATGCTTTCGAAAAACTGGGCTATGAAGACCCTAAATCGGAAACAGAACTTATTACTATGTTTTTAGATGGTGCAGCAACAGCCATACTACTACACGAACCTGATAATAAAAAAGACATCATGACTTCTTTGTTGAACAAATACGACTTGTAA
- a CDS encoding FtsX-like permease family protein, translating to MNWKLAFNIAVTHLFTKKKQSIVAMLGVTFGISMFIIMISFMTGVNDFTEDLAMDNTPHIHIYKPLEIKDEKIISFKKAIKEGDWHVVTHQKPKNELSKIKNGLTLMQRIERMPGVRGVAPQLSTQVFYNNGPVKVPGNVFGVDVKRQAELFDLDKKMDIGELDDLLKGSDVIVMGKGLAKKMGVHVGDRVSVTTPEGGNITLKIVGIFSYGIASLDETQSYATLATVQKMLLKDPSYVTDLNVKMIDVNQAKPLAVKLKNQLGDLKFDDWETANQSILAGTQIRNVMTFVVCFTLLVVAGFGIYNIMNMNIINKMKDIAILKATGFQGSDVTGIFMLQSVMIGIAGGFLGLFIGFFFSFLLSRTPFPAGEFFRIDTFPVNFNPSHYFIGLFFGFLTTLFAGWFPSRKAAKVDPVKIIRG from the coding sequence ATGAATTGGAAACTCGCCTTTAATATTGCGGTGACACACCTGTTCACCAAAAAGAAGCAGAGCATTGTGGCTATGCTTGGCGTTACCTTTGGTATCTCCATGTTCATCATCATGATCAGTTTTATGACAGGGGTGAACGATTTTACCGAAGACCTAGCTATGGATAACACACCGCATATTCATATCTACAAACCACTGGAGATAAAAGACGAAAAGATCATCTCTTTCAAAAAAGCGATAAAGGAAGGCGACTGGCATGTAGTGACCCATCAGAAGCCTAAGAACGAACTAAGCAAGATAAAGAATGGGCTTACACTCATGCAGCGTATAGAGCGCATGCCGGGAGTAAGAGGCGTAGCACCACAGCTATCTACACAGGTGTTTTATAATAACGGTCCTGTAAAAGTACCGGGCAATGTTTTTGGAGTAGATGTAAAGCGACAAGCAGAACTGTTTGACCTAGATAAGAAAATGGATATCGGTGAGCTGGACGATCTGCTCAAAGGCTCGGATGTAATAGTAATGGGTAAAGGGCTGGCTAAAAAAATGGGCGTGCATGTAGGCGATCGTGTGAGTGTAACTACACCCGAGGGTGGAAACATTACCTTGAAAATTGTAGGCATCTTCTCTTATGGTATTGCTTCGCTCGACGAAACACAGAGCTATGCCACACTGGCTACGGTACAAAAGATGTTGTTGAAAGACCCTTCTTATGTCACCGACCTGAATGTGAAAATGATAGATGTGAACCAAGCCAAACCGTTGGCAGTAAAGCTAAAGAATCAACTAGGTGACTTGAAGTTTGACGATTGGGAGACGGCCAACCAAAGTATACTGGCAGGTACACAGATAAGAAATGTGATGACCTTTGTAGTGTGCTTCACACTACTGGTGGTAGCAGGTTTTGGTATTTATAATATCATGAACATGAACATCATCAACAAGATGAAAGACATTGCTATACTAAAGGCTACAGGTTTTCAGGGCTCTGATGTTACAGGTATCTTCATGCTACAGTCGGTAATGATAGGTATAGCAGGTGGTTTCTTAGGCTTGTTCATTGGTTTCTTTTTTAGCTTTTTGTTATCGCGTACACCATTCCCGGCGGGTGAGTTCTTTAGGATAGATACCTTCCCTGTCAATTTCAATCCATCGCATTACTTCATTGGTTTGTTCTTTGGTTTCTTAACCACATTGTTTGCGGGTTGGTTCCCGTCGCGCAAGGCAGCTAAGGTAGATCCTGTAAAAATTATAAGAGGGTAA
- a CDS encoding TolC family protein, protein MRFLNLFIVLLFCAASSSAQVIVNGLDELLQYADKNSPQARQIQLMPQLAKEEKRVSVSTVYPKVNAFATGDYYPIIATQLIPAEALGGAPGTYLKAQFGLPYTFTAGAELTVPIIDLSNWANLSRAKAAYQEKKYSSETALENLHLQLIQSYYQTLVTGEVLELNKENEETAVELLRIMSERNEQGVVDPADYNRTKNLLLDVKSTRISYTSRMAQALNALNATLGTDTIVLKEELNDFEWPVLYEGGDITNRPAWQEVSWKVRAAELAFKQKQMAVLPKLSLASRYAYNMQTNFEPNFTNIEFDVANVGLRLNMPLFQGNFHRSSKKISKLQWESARLEKDRVKATLTQQQEDWMAQYQAAYAKQNVLKNKLETAAENLRIAKLNVKEDVMEFDEFNNIFIEYNKARMEYVQNLADGILYHLLSTQNF, encoded by the coding sequence ATGCGATTTTTGAACCTATTTATTGTTTTACTCTTTTGCGCTGCAAGCTCCTCGGCACAGGTCATCGTTAATGGGCTGGACGAGTTATTGCAGTATGCAGATAAGAACAGTCCGCAAGCAAGGCAAATACAATTGATGCCCCAACTGGCTAAGGAGGAAAAACGAGTGTCGGTATCTACGGTTTACCCTAAAGTAAATGCTTTTGCTACGGGCGATTACTATCCCATCATTGCCACGCAGCTTATCCCTGCTGAGGCGTTGGGCGGTGCACCAGGTACATACCTTAAAGCACAGTTTGGTTTGCCCTATACTTTTACTGCAGGTGCAGAGTTGACCGTGCCAATTATTGACCTGAGCAACTGGGCTAATCTATCACGTGCAAAAGCAGCATACCAAGAGAAGAAATACAGTAGCGAGACGGCATTGGAAAATTTGCACTTGCAACTCATACAATCCTACTACCAAACATTGGTAACGGGTGAAGTACTGGAGCTGAACAAAGAGAATGAAGAAACAGCAGTAGAGCTATTACGCATCATGAGCGAGCGTAATGAACAAGGGGTGGTAGACCCTGCCGATTATAATCGTACTAAAAACCTACTACTCGATGTAAAAAGCACACGCATTAGCTACACCAGCCGTATGGCACAAGCCCTCAATGCCCTCAATGCAACTTTAGGTACAGATACTATAGTACTCAAAGAAGAGCTAAACGATTTTGAATGGCCTGTATTATATGAAGGAGGAGATATTACCAACCGCCCTGCTTGGCAAGAAGTAAGTTGGAAAGTGCGTGCAGCGGAGCTGGCGTTCAAGCAAAAGCAAATGGCGGTATTGCCTAAGTTGAGTCTGGCATCGAGGTACGCATATAATATGCAAACCAATTTTGAACCCAACTTTACCAATATAGAATTTGATGTGGCCAATGTAGGGCTAAGATTAAACATGCCTTTATTTCAAGGCAACTTCCACCGCTCGTCTAAAAAAATAAGTAAGCTACAATGGGAGTCCGCCCGCTTGGAAAAAGACAGGGTAAAGGCTACACTTACCCAACAGCAGGAAGACTGGATGGCACAATACCAAGCCGCTTACGCCAAGCAGAACGTACTGAAAAATAAACTGGAAACAGCAGCGGAAAATCTACGTATAGCTAAGCTGAACGTGAAAGAAGATGTGATGGAGTTTGATGAATTCAACAACATATTTATAGAATACAATAAGGCAAGGATGGAGTATGTACAAAACCTTGCTGATGGCATATTATATCACTTATTAAGCACACAAAACTTTTAA
- a CDS encoding SDR family oxidoreductase, which translates to MSKTALITGASSGIGEELARIHADAGDNLVIVARSENKLYALKKELEATYDIKVMYLVKDLTQPTAPKEVYDEVKQAGIEIDYLINNAGFGGLGKFHERDWEKDLAMINLNIVALTALTRFFLPDMVQRNSGKILNVSSTASLVAGPLQAVYYATKAYVTSFSNAIAEELHDTNITVTALLPGATETQFGSVSGMDKTEMFQKTVSARSVAQDGYNGMMEGKLDVISGLSFANRILMSIAPMMPKKIALKQIRQMQEVK; encoded by the coding sequence ATGAGCAAGACAGCATTGATAACAGGAGCATCATCGGGTATAGGCGAAGAACTAGCGCGCATACATGCCGATGCGGGAGACAACTTGGTAATAGTAGCCCGTAGTGAAAACAAGCTATATGCATTGAAAAAAGAACTGGAAGCTACCTATGACATCAAGGTGATGTATCTGGTAAAAGACCTAACACAACCTACTGCCCCTAAGGAGGTGTATGATGAAGTAAAGCAAGCAGGCATAGAGATAGACTACCTCATCAACAATGCGGGCTTTGGTGGCTTGGGCAAGTTTCATGAGCGGGATTGGGAGAAAGACCTTGCCATGATCAACCTGAACATTGTTGCGCTAACAGCGCTCACCCGTTTCTTCCTGCCTGACATGGTGCAGCGCAATAGTGGTAAAATTCTTAACGTATCCTCAACAGCATCTTTAGTAGCTGGCCCTTTACAAGCGGTGTACTATGCTACCAAGGCTTACGTCACTTCTTTTAGCAATGCCATAGCAGAAGAGTTACATGATACGAACATCACCGTAACGGCACTACTACCCGGTGCTACGGAAACACAATTTGGCAGTGTATCGGGCATGGACAAAACAGAGATGTTCCAAAAAACAGTAAGCGCCCGCTCTGTAGCACAAGATGGCTACAACGGTATGATGGAAGGCAAACTGGATGTAATATCTGGGTTAAGCTTTGCCAATAGAATATTGATGAGCATAGCACCTATGATGCCTAAAAAAATAGCATTGAAACAAATACGCCAAATGCAAGAAGTAAAATAA
- a CDS encoding efflux RND transporter periplasmic adaptor subunit, which yields MKRIRLAGVILLGGAMLASSCGSKQETVQPQMKKLTAAAYASGTLLPEQEYKVVSSVDGYLNEAYVAEGDTVTQGQQLFLITNEVREAQERGAAAVVNKTLLTVGNNAPLIEELRAKADLAQVKLEQDKRQYNRYKNLYEEQAISKSTYEKYQLQYESSEKEYKNLLRKLEQQHLAGNLQLQQAQNQLSINRAQQNVGKLKSFVDGIVYDIYKKQGDLIAPNQPVALIGAGDMIAKLLVDEDDLDKVYVGQEVLITMDAYDDKVFKAHIKKVYPLLNKIEQSFRVDAAFDEALPVGIYGLNLEANIVLAKDKEVMVIPRSALQKGDSVLVQEGDEQKMVHVTTGIADDEWIEVKSGLDKTANIIMQ from the coding sequence ATGAAACGCATACGATTAGCAGGTGTTATACTACTAGGTGGAGCAATGTTGGCATCAAGCTGTGGCAGTAAGCAGGAGACAGTGCAGCCACAAATGAAAAAGCTAACGGCTGCCGCTTATGCATCGGGCACATTATTGCCAGAGCAGGAGTATAAAGTGGTATCTAGTGTAGATGGCTACTTGAATGAGGCTTATGTAGCAGAAGGTGATACGGTAACACAAGGGCAACAGCTATTTCTCATTACCAACGAAGTGCGCGAAGCGCAAGAGCGTGGTGCGGCTGCAGTAGTGAATAAAACTTTGCTTACAGTAGGTAATAATGCACCCCTGATAGAAGAGCTGAGGGCTAAAGCTGACTTGGCACAGGTGAAACTAGAGCAAGATAAAAGACAGTACAATCGTTATAAAAACTTGTATGAAGAGCAAGCTATCTCTAAAAGCACCTATGAGAAATACCAGCTGCAATATGAGAGCTCGGAGAAGGAATATAAAAACCTGCTACGCAAATTGGAGCAACAACATTTGGCAGGTAACCTGCAACTACAACAGGCACAAAACCAGCTAAGCATTAACAGAGCACAGCAAAATGTAGGTAAGCTAAAAAGTTTTGTAGATGGTATAGTGTATGATATATATAAGAAGCAAGGCGACTTGATAGCACCCAACCAACCTGTAGCGCTAATAGGTGCGGGTGATATGATCGCCAAGTTGCTGGTAGATGAAGATGACCTGGATAAAGTATATGTAGGGCAGGAAGTACTCATCACTATGGATGCTTATGATGATAAAGTGTTTAAAGCGCATATTAAGAAAGTGTACCCATTGCTCAATAAGATAGAACAGTCCTTTCGTGTAGATGCTGCTTTTGACGAAGCTTTGCCTGTAGGTATCTATGGCTTGAACTTGGAAGCCAATATAGTACTGGCAAAAGATAAAGAGGTGATGGTGATACCACGTAGTGCATTGCAGAAAGGGGATAGTGTTTTGGTACAAGAAGGAGACGAGCAAAAGATGGTGCATGTAACAACTGGCATAGCTGATGACGAATGGATAGAAGTGAAGAGCGGATTGGATAAAACAGCAAACATAATTATGCAATAA